One Deinococcus grandis DNA window includes the following coding sequences:
- a CDS encoding phosphodiester glycosidase family protein — translation MPRLSPILCLLVLVSAPATALTVKPVVAGGTLYTVATVTPGRDDLRLHWRNPTTSAPYATFAQLGARLKKEGRTLLFATNSGIYAPGLTPLGLHTEGGRTLTPLNLARSGGNFALRPNGVFWIKGSRAGVLETDAYRRARLTPTYATQSGPLLVQGGQLHPAFNKGGTSFKLRSGVGVCKGGQVRFAVSAGPINFYTFATFFRDTLGCPDALYLDGSISAYATPDRDTQLAGFAGIWSVSR, via the coding sequence ATGCCGCGCCTCTCCCCCATCCTGTGCCTGCTTGTGCTGGTCAGCGCCCCCGCCACGGCCCTGACCGTGAAGCCTGTCGTCGCCGGGGGCACCCTCTATACGGTGGCGACCGTCACGCCGGGCCGCGACGACCTGCGGCTGCACTGGCGCAATCCCACCACCTCTGCCCCGTACGCGACCTTCGCGCAGCTGGGCGCCCGCCTGAAGAAGGAGGGCCGCACGCTGCTGTTCGCCACGAACAGCGGCATCTACGCGCCGGGTCTGACACCCCTGGGCCTCCATACAGAGGGTGGGCGGACACTGACGCCGCTGAACCTCGCGCGGTCCGGGGGGAACTTCGCGCTGCGGCCCAACGGGGTGTTCTGGATCAAGGGCAGCCGCGCGGGCGTGCTGGAAACCGACGCGTACCGCCGCGCACGCCTGACCCCCACGTACGCCACGCAGTCCGGGCCGCTGCTGGTCCAGGGCGGGCAGCTGCACCCCGCCTTCAACAAGGGCGGCACCTCGTTCAAGCTGCGCAGCGGCGTGGGCGTCTGCAAAGGCGGGCAGGTGCGCTTCGCGGTCAGTGCCGGGCCCATCAACTTCTATACGTTCGCCACCTTCTTCCGCGACACGCTGGGCTGCCCGGACGCTCTGTACCTGGACGGCAGCATCAGCGCCTACGCCACGCCCGACCGGGACACGCAACTGGCAGGCTTCGCCGGGATCTGGAGTGTCAGTCGCTGA
- the tgt gene encoding tRNA guanosine(34) transglycosylase Tgt: MFEFDIQHRDGRARVAQFHTPRGTVTTPMFMPVGTQGTVKGISPQELTDIGSQMILGNTYHLMLRPGETLVAAHGGLPGFTAYPGPFLTDSGGFQVMSLGHMRKITEEGVVFKSHLDGSLVNLTPERSIQVQEALGADIIMAFDECPPYPAEREYILRSLERTERWLARCLTVKSRPEQALFAIVQGGVHEDLRERSLALTLPYDTPGFALGGLAVGEPKEEMYPAVAFTAGRLPEHKPRYLMGVGHPEDLVAGVALGVDMFDCVYPTRTGRFGYALTDEGRLNMNSSAPRTSMEPLDSGCDCYACRNYTRAYLAHLIRAEEMLGPRMLSLHNLRYLHRLMERARAAIEAGEFHAWASAWAARYFRQGVPQWFQIALETGRNPESQKSQS, translated from the coding sequence ATGTTCGAGTTCGACATTCAGCACCGTGACGGCCGGGCGCGCGTGGCGCAGTTCCACACGCCGCGCGGGACGGTCACGACCCCCATGTTCATGCCGGTGGGGACGCAGGGCACCGTGAAGGGCATCAGCCCGCAGGAACTGACGGACATCGGCTCGCAGATGATCCTGGGCAACACCTACCACCTGATGCTGCGCCCCGGCGAGACGCTGGTGGCGGCGCATGGGGGCCTGCCGGGCTTCACGGCGTACCCTGGGCCGTTCCTGACCGATTCTGGCGGCTTCCAGGTCATGAGCCTGGGGCACATGCGTAAGATCACCGAGGAGGGCGTGGTGTTCAAGAGTCACCTGGACGGCAGCCTGGTGAACCTCACGCCCGAGCGGAGCATTCAGGTGCAGGAGGCGCTGGGGGCGGACATCATCATGGCGTTCGACGAGTGCCCTCCGTACCCGGCCGAGCGGGAGTACATCCTGCGCAGCCTCGAGCGCACCGAACGCTGGCTGGCGCGTTGCCTGACGGTGAAGTCCAGGCCTGAGCAGGCGCTGTTCGCGATCGTGCAGGGTGGCGTGCACGAGGACCTGCGGGAACGCAGCCTGGCACTCACGCTGCCGTATGACACCCCTGGTTTCGCACTGGGTGGACTGGCGGTCGGTGAACCCAAGGAGGAGATGTACCCGGCGGTGGCGTTCACGGCCGGGCGTCTGCCCGAGCACAAGCCCCGTTACCTGATGGGCGTGGGGCACCCGGAAGACTTGGTGGCGGGTGTGGCGCTGGGGGTGGACATGTTCGACTGCGTGTATCCGACGCGCACGGGCCGCTTCGGGTACGCCCTGACGGATGAGGGGCGACTGAACATGAACTCCAGTGCGCCCCGCACCTCCATGGAGCCCCTGGATTCAGGGTGTGACTGCTACGCCTGTCGCAACTACACGCGGGCGTATCTGGCACACCTGATCCGCGCGGAGGAGATGCTGGGGCCGCGCATGCTGTCGCTGCATAACCTGCGCTACCTGCACCGCCTGATGGAACGGGCCCGCGCGGCCATCGAGGCTGGGGAATTCCACGCCTGGGCGTCGGCCTGGGCCGCGCGGTACTTCCGTCAGGGCGTGCCGCAGTGGTTCCAGATTGCCCTGGAAACAGGACGGAACCCGGAGAGTCAAAAGTCCCAATCGTGA
- a CDS encoding S-layer homology domain-containing protein, producing MKKSLLVLTAALSFGAAAAQTAATASAPQVPALTDVPAGHWAKDAIDLLVSKGILLGYPDGTFRGTQNLTRYEAAVIIARLLGQIKTGEVTTTTMDEETLTALQNAIQELAADLAALGVRVSDLEENAVSRDDFARLEERVEMLAAANGDAEALAGLTSQIDDLTARADDYDTLRADVDDNASQIAALNDLTVLLNQDILNLQDRVSAVEAAQADLVARADFDALGGRVTTVETKVTDLSNRVATLEKYAFSIKPSLTATYYVARANRDMDIDRLLPGTVFSTGTDDDDDTSDAPRDYADFTGSKVLVGNGAANFYGFSTAAGPVHVEGETTLDFSIDFGTSSKLTANTSAATGAYVKSAGGLSVNKVDIAFGIRAGLPDDAATAPGPDGEYGTADDVLYPQPDIYSPDTGYNYQPLFFYFDQGTADFTVGNTPVTITFGKSLKFKFADYLGDNDTDGRGDGYIVNVDGSNLPLIGGLKPTLQGVYGSKGGANGDNLYYRGIRATITPVGTLKAGVHVLQEGADAAAVATANYIATDRPAAGTTPAYAGVTNSFTNDVTAFGADLHGTVAGWQLDSEYAKSTVVTTTVAADTLAQTNVKREEQAFYAKTSGTLGPVKVYELNYRTVSAGYDATAGIMEASPRDTDNGSTAPFEANRTGFGVKAKVDLFGLLNVGGYWDNSVEYGASPLETATETSAIVNRGVAAKANLFNLVTVRGGYYELLTGTTAPVDFSNDPEIDANYQGINLIRTNVRADVTPGRGLSVGAYYRNVEANGVKVQNDGYMTYYAGEFGNAGNDFTYTVRKYNSSFGLTNNEFNDNSGCGEQQPAIRSTDVDMVARALTFSQNSFSDVLCYSAYGVELAHDGKAADALVKGLSFRAGYAKRYRDATEDYTNTFVYADALYSNKFGPAQVDVKGIVSSDTYAEQTTDTAAANSLATAFGVKVVTDTLNVAFKPSFEGQFGYYNRGYDFYDAAGATSRDYTANAMKYVVGVKLNEFLLPNTKLAVYYAGYQGKNRIYRNNPTATDLAAGSQTAGSFRDSNTGATINQSLLYVEANYYDLSFGYGYGTLSMRDANGAVVAGAADTKGSVFKITYKVNF from the coding sequence ATGAAGAAAAGCCTGCTCGTTCTCACCGCCGCGCTGTCCTTCGGCGCCGCCGCCGCCCAGACGGCCGCGACCGCCAGCGCACCCCAGGTGCCCGCACTGACCGACGTCCCCGCCGGTCACTGGGCCAAGGACGCCATTGACCTGCTCGTCAGCAAGGGCATCCTCCTCGGCTACCCCGACGGCACCTTCCGCGGCACGCAGAACCTGACCCGTTACGAAGCCGCCGTGATCATCGCCCGCCTCCTGGGCCAGATCAAGACCGGTGAAGTGACCACCACCACGATGGACGAGGAAACCCTGACCGCGCTGCAGAACGCGATCCAGGAACTCGCCGCCGACCTCGCCGCCCTCGGCGTGCGCGTCAGCGACCTCGAAGAGAACGCCGTCAGCCGCGACGACTTCGCCCGCCTCGAAGAGCGCGTCGAGATGCTCGCCGCCGCCAACGGCGACGCCGAAGCCCTCGCCGGCCTCACCAGCCAGATCGACGACCTGACCGCCCGCGCCGACGACTACGACACCCTCCGTGCCGACGTCGACGACAACGCCAGCCAGATCGCCGCCCTGAACGACCTGACCGTCCTCCTGAACCAGGACATCCTGAACCTCCAGGACCGCGTCAGCGCCGTCGAAGCCGCCCAGGCCGACCTCGTCGCCCGCGCCGACTTCGACGCCCTCGGCGGCCGCGTCACCACCGTGGAAACCAAGGTCACCGACCTCAGCAACCGCGTCGCGACCCTCGAGAAGTACGCCTTCAGCATCAAGCCCAGCCTGACCGCCACCTACTACGTGGCCCGCGCCAACCGCGACATGGACATCGACCGCCTGCTGCCCGGCACCGTGTTCAGCACCGGCACGGATGACGACGACGACACCAGCGACGCGCCCCGCGACTACGCCGACTTCACCGGCAGCAAGGTGCTCGTGGGCAACGGCGCCGCCAACTTCTACGGCTTCAGCACCGCTGCTGGCCCCGTCCATGTCGAAGGTGAAACCACCCTCGACTTCAGCATCGACTTCGGCACCAGCAGCAAGCTGACCGCCAACACCAGCGCCGCGACTGGCGCCTACGTCAAGAGCGCCGGCGGCCTGAGCGTCAACAAGGTCGACATCGCCTTCGGCATCCGTGCGGGCCTCCCCGACGACGCTGCGACCGCCCCCGGCCCTGACGGCGAGTACGGCACCGCCGATGATGTCCTGTACCCCCAGCCTGATATCTACAGCCCGGATACCGGCTACAACTATCAGCCCCTGTTCTTCTACTTCGACCAGGGCACCGCTGACTTCACCGTCGGCAACACCCCCGTCACGATCACCTTCGGCAAGAGCCTGAAGTTCAAGTTCGCTGACTACCTCGGCGACAACGACACCGACGGTCGCGGCGACGGCTACATCGTCAATGTGGACGGCAGCAACCTGCCCCTGATCGGCGGCCTGAAGCCCACCCTCCAGGGTGTGTACGGCAGTAAGGGCGGCGCGAACGGCGACAACCTGTACTACCGTGGCATCCGCGCCACCATCACCCCCGTCGGTACCCTGAAAGCTGGCGTGCACGTTCTTCAGGAAGGTGCTGATGCAGCGGCTGTGGCTACGGCGAACTACATCGCCACCGATCGTCCTGCTGCGGGCACCACCCCTGCATACGCTGGCGTGACCAACAGCTTCACGAACGACGTGACGGCCTTCGGCGCCGACCTGCACGGCACCGTGGCTGGCTGGCAGCTGGACAGCGAGTACGCCAAGAGCACCGTAGTGACCACCACCGTGGCTGCCGACACCCTGGCTCAGACCAACGTGAAGCGTGAAGAGCAGGCCTTCTACGCCAAGACCAGCGGTACCCTGGGCCCGGTCAAGGTGTACGAACTGAACTACCGCACTGTCAGCGCTGGCTACGACGCCACCGCCGGCATCATGGAAGCCAGCCCCCGCGACACCGACAACGGCAGCACCGCGCCCTTCGAGGCCAACCGCACCGGATTCGGCGTCAAGGCCAAAGTCGACCTGTTCGGCCTGCTCAACGTGGGCGGCTACTGGGACAACAGCGTCGAATACGGCGCCAGCCCCCTGGAAACGGCGACCGAGACCTCCGCGATTGTCAACCGTGGCGTCGCTGCCAAGGCGAACCTGTTCAACCTGGTCACCGTACGCGGCGGCTACTACGAACTGCTGACCGGAACCACTGCGCCCGTCGACTTCAGCAACGACCCGGAAATTGACGCCAACTACCAGGGTATTAACCTGATCCGCACCAACGTCCGCGCAGACGTCACTCCTGGCCGCGGCTTGAGTGTCGGCGCGTACTACCGCAACGTTGAAGCCAACGGCGTCAAGGTGCAGAACGACGGCTACATGACCTACTACGCCGGCGAGTTCGGCAACGCGGGCAACGACTTCACCTACACCGTCCGTAAGTACAACAGCAGCTTCGGCCTGACCAACAACGAGTTCAACGACAACTCCGGTTGCGGTGAGCAGCAGCCCGCTATCCGCAGCACGGACGTTGACATGGTTGCCCGCGCACTGACCTTCAGCCAGAACAGCTTCAGCGACGTGCTGTGCTACAGCGCCTACGGCGTTGAGCTTGCCCACGACGGCAAAGCTGCCGACGCACTGGTCAAGGGCCTGAGCTTCCGTGCCGGCTACGCGAAGCGCTACCGGGACGCCACTGAGGATTACACCAACACCTTCGTGTACGCCGACGCGCTGTACAGCAACAAGTTCGGTCCTGCCCAGGTCGACGTGAAGGGCATCGTGAGCAGCGACACCTACGCTGAACAGACCACCGATACCGCCGCAGCCAACAGCCTGGCCACCGCCTTCGGTGTGAAGGTCGTCACCGACACCCTGAACGTCGCGTTCAAGCCCAGCTTCGAAGGTCAGTTCGGTTACTACAACCGCGGCTACGACTTCTACGACGCTGCAGGTGCGACCAGCCGCGACTACACCGCCAACGCCATGAAGTACGTCGTGGGCGTCAAGCTGAACGAGTTCCTGCTCCCCAACACCAAGCTGGCCGTGTACTACGCCGGCTACCAGGGCAAGAACCGCATCTACCGGAACAACCCCACCGCGACGGACCTGGCTGCCGGCTCGCAGACCGCAGGTTCCTTCCGCGACTCCAACACCGGCGCGACCATCAACCAGAGCCTGCTGTACGTGGAAGCCAACTACTACGACCTCAGCTTCGGCTACGGTTACGGCACCCTCAGCATGCGTGACGCGAACGGCGCTGTCGTCGCTGGCGCTGCTGACACCAAGGGCTCCGTCTTCAAGATCACCTACAAGGTCAACTTCTAA
- a CDS encoding manganese-dependent inorganic pyrophosphatase: MLAVFGHLNPDTDAITAALVYARLLTRQGVDATAYRLGDLNFETAFVLKEAGVDAPAVLPELPAGAPVALVDHNESAQSTPNLAELNVTRVVDHHKLGDLTTAQPPYLRFEPVGCTGTILLNLHREAGLTVEALDARLMLSAILSDTLHFRSPTTTQEDRDAVAFLAPVAGVEDVEAYALAMFAAKSDLGDTPADTLLRMDYKVFPFGEVAAPHSWGIGVIETTNPGYVFGRQAELLAAMDQAKAQDGLSGVLLSVVDILNETNRTLVLSATEEKVLREAFGASVDGQVADLGGRISRKKQIVPTLEGYFAPQS, encoded by the coding sequence ATGCTTGCCGTGTTTGGTCACCTGAACCCCGATACTGACGCCATCACCGCCGCGCTGGTGTACGCGCGGCTCCTGACCCGCCAGGGCGTGGACGCGACCGCGTACCGCCTGGGCGACCTGAACTTCGAGACGGCGTTCGTCCTGAAGGAAGCTGGAGTGGACGCGCCGGCTGTGTTGCCTGAACTGCCCGCCGGGGCGCCCGTGGCCCTCGTGGACCACAACGAGAGTGCCCAGTCCACCCCCAACCTCGCGGAACTGAACGTCACGCGGGTTGTGGATCACCACAAGCTGGGTGACCTGACGACCGCGCAGCCGCCCTACCTTCGCTTCGAGCCGGTGGGGTGCACCGGGACGATCCTGCTGAACCTGCACCGCGAGGCGGGCCTGACCGTGGAGGCGCTGGACGCCCGGTTGATGCTCAGCGCGATCCTGAGCGACACGCTGCACTTCCGCAGCCCCACCACCACCCAGGAGGACCGGGACGCCGTGGCGTTCCTGGCGCCCGTGGCGGGGGTCGAGGACGTTGAGGCGTACGCGCTGGCGATGTTCGCCGCGAAGAGTGACCTGGGGGACACCCCGGCGGACACGCTGCTGCGCATGGACTACAAGGTGTTCCCGTTCGGTGAGGTGGCCGCGCCGCACAGCTGGGGCATCGGCGTGATCGAGACGACCAACCCCGGGTACGTGTTCGGGCGGCAGGCGGAACTGCTCGCCGCGATGGATCAGGCCAAGGCGCAGGACGGCCTGAGCGGCGTGCTGCTCAGCGTCGTGGATATCCTGAACGAGACGAACCGCACGCTGGTCCTGAGTGCCACCGAGGAGAAGGTGCTGCGCGAGGCCTTCGGCGCGAGCGTGGACGGTCAGGTGGCGGACCTGGGGGGACGGATCAGCCGCAAGAAGCAGATCGTGCCGACCCTGGAAGGGTACTTCGCGCCGCAGAGCTGA
- a CDS encoding bifunctional folylpolyglutamate synthase/dihydrofolate synthase, producing the protein MTDSGDLSGDLAWVFARQRFGMHPGLGRVEALLSRLGDPQRGFRTVLVGGTNGKGSTAASLAAMLRAGGVRAGLFTSPHLTRFTERFVVDGAELPEAQVAAALAELRPHAEEVGASFFEVITALGAELFRGAGVEVAVMEVGLGGRLDATNALDPILSVLTNVGLDHTEVLGDTREAIAREKAGILRAGRPAVTGVAADLRPILRAEGADLWALGEEAHLSVQGHGWDGSDVTVDSPVGTVTLRTPLLGAHGAANAGLAALAGLRLGLSAGEVQAGAQATRWPGRLEVIPWRGTRVLLDGAHNPDGAQAVTAALRSLGVDRMPLVFGAAGDKDLAGVAAALRPLASEVILTRAALSPRAADPAGLAYLFPEVPLTVTDHPQAALEALAARRAPQALVCGSLYLLGEVRPLLLGEASEDRERWQ; encoded by the coding sequence ATGACTGATTCTGGTGACCTCTCTGGTGACTTGGCGTGGGTGTTCGCGCGGCAGCGCTTCGGGATGCACCCCGGCCTGGGGCGGGTCGAGGCGCTGCTGTCGCGGCTGGGTGACCCGCAGCGGGGCTTCCGGACGGTGCTGGTGGGCGGCACGAACGGGAAGGGGTCCACGGCGGCGTCCCTGGCGGCCATGCTGCGCGCCGGGGGCGTCCGGGCGGGGCTGTTCACCAGTCCGCACCTGACGCGTTTCACCGAGCGGTTCGTGGTGGACGGTGCGGAACTCCCGGAGGCGCAGGTCGCGGCGGCCCTCGCAGAGCTGCGGCCGCACGCGGAGGAGGTGGGCGCGTCGTTCTTCGAGGTGATCACGGCGCTGGGCGCAGAGCTGTTCCGCGGGGCGGGCGTGGAGGTCGCGGTGATGGAGGTCGGCCTGGGCGGGCGGCTGGACGCCACGAACGCCCTCGACCCCATCCTGAGTGTCCTGACGAATGTGGGCCTGGACCATACCGAGGTGCTGGGTGACACCCGCGAGGCGATCGCGCGGGAGAAGGCGGGCATCCTGCGCGCGGGGCGTCCCGCGGTGACGGGCGTGGCGGCGGACCTCCGGCCCATCCTGCGCGCGGAGGGCGCGGACCTGTGGGCGCTGGGCGAGGAGGCGCACCTGAGCGTGCAGGGGCACGGCTGGGACGGCTCGGACGTCACGGTGGACAGCCCGGTGGGCACGGTCACGCTGCGTACGCCGCTGCTGGGCGCGCACGGCGCGGCGAACGCGGGACTGGCGGCGCTGGCGGGACTGCGTCTGGGCCTGAGTGCCGGGGAGGTGCAGGCGGGCGCGCAGGCGACCCGGTGGCCGGGCCGCCTGGAGGTCATCCCGTGGCGCGGCACGCGGGTGCTGCTGGACGGCGCGCACAACCCGGACGGCGCGCAGGCGGTCACGGCGGCCCTGCGGAGCCTGGGCGTGGACCGGATGCCGCTGGTGTTCGGCGCGGCGGGCGACAAGGATCTCGCGGGGGTCGCGGCGGCCCTGCGGCCCCTGGCTTCAGAGGTGATCCTCACGCGGGCCGCGCTGAGTCCCCGCGCGGCGGACCCGGCCGGTCTGGCCTACCTCTTCCCGGAGGTGCCGCTGACCGTCACGGACCACCCGCAGGCGGCGCTGGAGGCCCTGGCCGCCCGGCGCGCCCCGCAGGCGCTGGTGTGCGGCAGCCTGTACCTGCTGGGCGAGGTGCGCCCGCTGCTGCTGGGCGAGGCCAGCGAGGATCGCGAGCGCTGGCAGTGA
- a CDS encoding carboxypeptidase M32, whose translation MTTFDELSRRLGQVSDLGAAASLLSWEQETSMPPEAARVRGLQLATLAGLSHELFTAPETGALLDGALPDGDTQAAVVRVARRDYAKATRLPTAFVEERTRAQNEAHHAWVHAREHSDFASFAPYLERMMDLARRQADLMGFDDHPYDALIDDYEPGMRAAQVKEVFADLRDRTLPLLERIRAARDAADYRVLTRPFPADAQKAFAWRVAGEAFGLTGDFARQDESAHPFQSNFSRSDIRITTRVEAYWPACLFGTWHETGHAMYERGVHERWERTPVSAGASLGVHESQSRMFENLLGRSLPFWQRYFPQLQDAAPQVTAGLDAAALYRAVNRVQPSLIRVEADEVTYNFHVMLRFELELALLEGSLSVRDLPEAWNAKMQAYLGLTPPDDASGVLQDIHWSAGLIGYFPTYTLGNLLSVQLLEAARQDAGVAAGINRAEYGPLRAWLVEQVHQHGRSLTPAELTVQATGRPLSADPYVAYLTRKYGEIYSLS comes from the coding sequence ATGACCACCTTCGATGAACTGAGCCGCCGCCTGGGTCAGGTGAGCGACCTGGGTGCCGCCGCGAGCCTGCTGTCCTGGGAGCAGGAGACCTCCATGCCGCCCGAGGCGGCCCGCGTGCGCGGCCTGCAACTCGCGACCCTGGCGGGCCTGTCGCACGAACTGTTCACCGCGCCCGAAACCGGCGCGCTGCTGGACGGCGCGCTGCCCGACGGCGACACGCAGGCGGCGGTCGTGAGGGTCGCGCGGCGCGACTACGCGAAGGCCACGCGCCTCCCCACGGCGTTCGTAGAGGAGCGCACCCGCGCGCAGAACGAGGCCCACCACGCCTGGGTGCACGCCCGCGAGCACAGCGACTTCGCGTCCTTCGCGCCGTACCTGGAACGCATGATGGACCTCGCGCGCCGTCAGGCGGACCTGATGGGCTTCGACGATCACCCCTACGACGCCCTGATCGACGACTACGAGCCCGGCATGCGCGCCGCGCAGGTGAAAGAGGTGTTCGCGGACCTGCGCGACCGCACGCTGCCGCTGCTGGAGCGGATCCGCGCCGCCAGGGACGCCGCCGACTACCGCGTCCTGACCCGCCCGTTCCCCGCCGACGCGCAGAAGGCGTTCGCGTGGCGCGTGGCGGGTGAGGCCTTCGGCCTGACCGGCGACTTCGCGCGGCAGGACGAGAGTGCGCACCCGTTCCAGTCGAACTTCAGCCGCAGCGACATCCGCATCACGACCCGCGTCGAGGCGTACTGGCCCGCGTGCCTGTTCGGCACCTGGCACGAGACCGGGCACGCCATGTACGAACGTGGCGTGCACGAACGCTGGGAGCGCACCCCGGTGTCCGCCGGGGCGAGCCTGGGCGTGCACGAGAGCCAGTCGCGGATGTTCGAGAACCTGCTGGGCCGCAGCCTGCCGTTCTGGCAGCGCTACTTCCCGCAGTTGCAGGACGCCGCGCCGCAGGTCACGGCGGGCCTGGACGCGGCGGCGCTGTACCGCGCGGTGAACCGCGTGCAGCCCAGCTTGATCCGCGTGGAGGCGGACGAGGTCACGTACAACTTCCACGTGATGCTGCGCTTCGAACTGGAACTCGCGCTGCTGGAGGGTTCCCTGAGTGTCCGCGACCTGCCCGAGGCGTGGAACGCGAAGATGCAGGCGTACCTGGGTCTCACGCCGCCGGACGACGCGTCGGGTGTGCTGCAGGACATCCACTGGTCGGCGGGCCTGATCGGGTACTTCCCGACGTACACGCTGGGGAATCTCCTGAGCGTGCAGCTGCTGGAGGCTGCGCGTCAGGACGCCGGGGTCGCGGCGGGCATCAACCGCGCCGAGTACGGCCCGCTGCGCGCGTGGCTGGTCGAGCAGGTGCACCAGCACGGCCGCAGCCTGACGCCCGCAGAGCTGACCGTGCAGGCCACCGGGCGGCCCCTGAGTGCCGATCCGTACGTGGCGTACCTGACCCGCAAGTACGGCGAGATCTACAGCCTGAGCTGA
- a CDS encoding helix-turn-helix domain-containing protein: MKLHERLRELRSERGLRLKDVAETAGISVPYLSDLERGRTNPSLETLQTLAGAYAITVHDLLEGVEFYGASTEGALPKGLADLVADPTLGPQITPDWVRTLSRIELRGKRPRDKQDWYEIYLHLKRILN, encoded by the coding sequence ATGAAACTGCACGAAAGACTCCGCGAACTGCGCAGCGAACGCGGGCTGCGGCTCAAGGACGTCGCCGAGACCGCCGGGATCAGCGTCCCGTACCTCAGCGACCTCGAACGCGGCCGCACCAACCCCAGCCTGGAAACCCTCCAGACCCTGGCCGGCGCGTACGCGATCACCGTTCACGACCTGCTCGAAGGGGTCGAGTTCTACGGTGCGTCCACCGAGGGCGCGCTGCCCAAGGGCCTCGCCGACCTGGTCGCCGACCCCACCCTGGGCCCGCAGATCACGCCCGACTGGGTCCGCACCCTGTCCCGCATCGAACTGCGCGGAAAACGTCCCCGCGACAAGCAGGACTGGTACGAGATCTACCTGCACCTCAAACGCATCCTGAACTGA